A single genomic interval of Zobellia nedashkovskayae harbors:
- a CDS encoding sulfatase family protein, with translation MRNIKLIVRTVVLFLIGFQLIQAQEQPNIVYILCDDLGYGDIQVLNPEKGKILTPQVDAFAKESMTFTDAHSASAVCTPSRYAILTGRYSWRSRLQQGVLSGGDELEPLISEDRMTVPKMLKKSGYKTAAIGKWHLGFKFVDNEGNPVQVYDGKKVVGPAIGSTVPNGPISRGFDSYIGFHHSRVMKTVIKDDKVVNKMEPIKMLPFLAAHAEEYIDRESKSKEPFFMYLALNSPHSPVVPSEAWQGKSGMGAYADFVMETDDVVGRVLDALEKNGIADNTLVFFTSDNGCSEPVSKAKQLEKNYGHYPSADFRGYKSDIWEGGHRIPFIVKWPGVIEPGTTNNQLISQTSLMATVAQIAGVALDDSTGVDSYSILPILKNRKTKTDYKLVVHHSINGKFSIRNKKWKLELTPGSGGWSNPKDNKAIEKGLPAIQLYNMRKDPSETTNVSAKHPKLVENLTTELVEIVESGRSTSGTEQDNDVLVDIFKKNGAKQAAAH, from the coding sequence ATGAGAAATATTAAATTGATAGTGAGAACGGTAGTATTATTTCTAATTGGATTTCAACTAATACAGGCGCAAGAACAGCCTAATATCGTTTATATATTATGTGACGATTTAGGCTATGGAGATATTCAAGTTTTAAACCCTGAAAAAGGAAAAATTTTAACACCTCAAGTTGATGCTTTTGCTAAAGAATCTATGACGTTTACCGATGCACATTCAGCCTCGGCAGTTTGTACACCATCAAGATATGCGATTTTAACGGGCCGTTACTCTTGGCGTTCTAGGTTGCAACAAGGTGTCTTAAGTGGTGGCGATGAATTAGAGCCGCTAATTTCAGAAGACCGGATGACGGTTCCTAAAATGCTTAAAAAATCTGGATATAAAACAGCGGCTATTGGCAAGTGGCATCTTGGATTTAAGTTTGTGGATAACGAAGGTAATCCTGTACAGGTATATGATGGTAAAAAGGTTGTGGGACCGGCAATTGGATCAACCGTACCTAACGGACCAATCTCACGTGGTTTCGATTCTTATATTGGTTTTCATCATTCTAGAGTTATGAAAACCGTAATTAAAGATGATAAAGTAGTCAATAAAATGGAGCCCATAAAAATGTTACCGTTTTTAGCTGCTCATGCAGAAGAATACATAGATAGGGAGTCTAAATCTAAAGAACCATTCTTTATGTATTTAGCTTTAAACTCACCACATAGTCCGGTAGTACCTTCCGAAGCATGGCAAGGAAAAAGCGGTATGGGTGCTTATGCGGATTTTGTGATGGAAACGGATGATGTAGTCGGCAGAGTTTTGGATGCATTGGAAAAAAATGGCATTGCGGACAATACTTTGGTGTTCTTTACCAGTGATAACGGTTGTTCGGAACCAGTTTCAAAAGCAAAACAATTGGAAAAGAATTATGGTCACTATCCAAGTGCGGATTTTAGAGGTTATAAATCGGATATTTGGGAAGGTGGCCATCGGATTCCGTTTATCGTGAAATGGCCTGGTGTAATAGAACCCGGTACTACCAATAATCAGCTTATCTCCCAAACTAGTTTAATGGCAACCGTTGCACAAATTGCCGGTGTTGCCCTAGATGATTCCACAGGGGTAGATTCGTACAGCATACTGCCTATATTGAAAAATAGAAAAACCAAAACGGATTACAAGTTGGTGGTGCATCATTCTATTAACGGCAAGTTTTCTATACGTAATAAGAAATGGAAATTAGAGCTTACACCTGGCTCCGGGGGGTGGAGTAATCCAAAGGATAATAAAGCTATTGAAAAAGGATTGCCGGCCATTCAATTATACAACATGCGGAAAGACCCTAGTGAAACTACAAATGTGTCCGCAAAACATCCCAAGTTGGTAGAAAATCTAACCACAGAGTTGGTAGAAATCGTTGAAAGCGGACGGTCAACTTCAGGAACGGAACAAGATAATGATGTACTCGTAGATATCTTCAAGAAAAATGGAGCGAAACAAGCTGCAGCACACTAA
- a CDS encoding family 20 glycosylhydrolase: MHKFISYIIVFSTLVFGLPAFAQESFFIPQPESVSFTEGAFQLDENVKVIVPKKLQGTLIPYLAEKFQNDLKLNLTYSYKEANRDEKYILFKLIKKSELQDEGYQLEVTPESITVTAKDYPGLFNGFQTLRQTFPIENSRTIEIPAMSVTDNPRFGWRGIMLDVSRHFQTKEYILKQIDVLSAYKVNKFHWHLTDDQGWRIEIKKYPNLTDKGAWRGDRTGITWWERDKATAEEPKTVGGFYTQEDIKEVIAYAKIRNVEVIPEIDIPGHSKALVASYPELFCYNDAEANFEVAVGGKAPDNAVCAGKEYTYEFLEGVIEEIAALFPSEYLHIGGDECNKSNWKKCPYCQKVKTDNDFKDEEELQSHFIQKIHKIVKAQKKTMIGWDEILSGNGAPGATIMAWRRGTYTPQITAPQNGYPTIMTSYKYMYISQIQGATISEPEGPKVVLPVSKVYSHDPMPKELTAEQQALVLGNQASLWAEFTPTEEHNEYMLYPRALASAEVSWSKPENKNWLRFQNALGAYHFEKLEKTGINVSKSVFSVYPSYAIDELKNQAIVYLQTETEGNAIHYTLDGENPTYQSEKYISEFRTEAKTLLKAGIFNADGKLLGKVLEIRLK, from the coding sequence ATGCATAAATTTATAAGTTATATAATCGTTTTTTCTACTTTGGTCTTTGGTTTGCCGGCCTTCGCTCAGGAATCTTTTTTTATACCGCAACCGGAGTCTGTTTCTTTTACAGAAGGAGCTTTTCAGCTAGATGAAAATGTAAAAGTCATTGTGCCCAAAAAATTACAGGGAACGTTAATTCCTTATTTAGCGGAAAAGTTTCAAAACGATTTAAAGCTAAACCTGACATATTCCTACAAAGAAGCAAATCGTGACGAAAAGTATATTCTCTTTAAATTAATTAAGAAATCAGAATTACAGGATGAAGGTTATCAACTAGAGGTGACGCCAGAATCAATAACGGTTACGGCCAAGGATTACCCAGGACTTTTCAATGGTTTTCAGACTTTAAGACAAACCTTTCCTATAGAAAATTCAAGAACAATAGAGATACCAGCCATGTCGGTTACGGATAATCCTAGATTTGGTTGGCGCGGAATTATGTTAGATGTGTCTCGGCATTTTCAGACTAAAGAATATATCTTAAAACAGATTGATGTGCTTTCAGCATATAAGGTAAATAAATTTCATTGGCATTTGACTGATGATCAAGGATGGCGCATAGAAATTAAAAAATATCCAAACCTTACAGATAAAGGTGCATGGAGAGGAGATAGAACAGGAATCACCTGGTGGGAACGCGATAAGGCGACTGCAGAAGAACCTAAAACCGTAGGAGGGTTCTATACTCAAGAAGATATAAAAGAAGTTATAGCCTACGCCAAAATTCGCAATGTAGAGGTAATTCCAGAGATAGATATTCCCGGTCATAGTAAAGCACTGGTAGCCTCTTATCCAGAGTTATTCTGTTATAATGATGCAGAGGCTAATTTTGAAGTAGCCGTAGGAGGTAAGGCTCCAGATAATGCTGTTTGTGCCGGAAAAGAATACACATACGAATTTTTGGAAGGTGTAATTGAGGAAATTGCTGCGTTGTTTCCTTCAGAATACCTCCATATTGGTGGTGATGAGTGTAATAAAAGCAATTGGAAAAAATGTCCGTACTGCCAAAAGGTAAAAACGGATAACGATTTTAAAGATGAAGAAGAGTTGCAGAGTCATTTCATTCAGAAAATACATAAAATAGTAAAAGCACAAAAGAAGACCATGATTGGTTGGGATGAAATTTTAAGTGGAAACGGTGCGCCTGGCGCTACCATTATGGCATGGAGAAGAGGTACCTATACTCCTCAAATTACAGCTCCCCAAAATGGATATCCAACGATAATGACTTCCTATAAATATATGTATATAAGTCAGATTCAAGGTGCTACAATTTCTGAGCCAGAAGGGCCTAAAGTAGTACTTCCGGTATCAAAAGTGTACAGCCATGACCCCATGCCTAAAGAATTAACGGCTGAACAACAAGCTTTGGTTCTTGGTAATCAGGCAAGTCTGTGGGCAGAATTCACCCCTACTGAAGAACATAACGAATACATGTTATACCCGCGTGCTCTGGCAAGTGCAGAGGTGTCGTGGAGTAAACCTGAAAATAAAAACTGGCTAAGATTTCAGAATGCACTAGGAGCGTATCATTTTGAAAAATTAGAAAAGACAGGTATTAACGTCTCTAAAAGTGTATTCAGTGTTTACCCTTCATATGCTATAGACGAATTAAAAAATCAAGCGATTGTTTATCTACAGACGGAAACAGAAGGCAATGCTATTCATTACACACTTGATGGTGAAAACCCTACCTATCAGAGTGAAAAATATATTAGTGAATTTAGAACAGAAGCCAAAACCCTATTGAAAGCAGGAATTTTTAATGCGGATGGCAAACTATTGGGCAAAGTATTGGAAATAAGATTAAAATGA
- a CDS encoding GH92 family glycosyl hydrolase, which translates to MKVKNIKILVCVSVLLSSLVIACSSSNVEKKIVQQDEVAEKIGKQAVDYIDPIIGAVTYGKKSKDAHGFGKTFPGAATPFGLVQLSPDTFTGGDNGPGYSYEHPTMEGFSFTHMSGIGWFGDLGNFLVTPTVGALQTNRGVPEEPESGYRSRYSHDSEITQAGYYAVTLDDYKVKTELTAAPRAGIIRFTYPESDSSRVQIDLSRRVGGTSTEQYIKIVNENTIEGWMKCPPEGGGWGAGAGNADYVVYFYCQFSKPLKDYGIWSADLPDVKRKMRWIRKDNYQDAVKNAKIYTNKTEMQGKHLGFYSNFNTQEGEEVLVKSGISFVSIDGAKENLEHDINHWDFDKTRQEARALWSKSIENISVKGASDREKTIFYTSLYHTLIDPRAFSDVNGNYMGADKKVHQTKDFTYRTIFSGWDVFRSQFPLQTIINPSLVNDEINSLLQMAELSGREYLPRWEMLNSYSGVMLGNPAVSVINDAYQKGIRNYDVEKAFQYSLNTVNNTGNGELGYSNKHISKTLEYAYSDWCLATMAESLGKKEIASEYFKRSKNYKNIWNDEVSWFRAKDSTGTWLDWEGKTKHGQGCIESNPYQQGWFVPHDIDGLKDLMGGEEAFKDELVSFFDNTPEDFLWNNYYNHPNEPVHHVPFMLNEAGMPHLTQKYTRTICNDAYGTDAFGLCGNEDVGQMSAWYVLASIGIHPINPGDNKYQITSPVFNEVEIKLDSDYYTGKTFKIIANNNSEKNIYIQSMKLNGKNLDRYWITHDEITRGGILEMEMGPEPVKQ; encoded by the coding sequence ATGAAGGTTAAGAATATTAAAATATTAGTTTGTGTTAGCGTACTATTATCTAGTCTCGTTATAGCCTGTTCTTCCTCAAATGTAGAGAAAAAGATAGTTCAGCAAGATGAAGTAGCAGAGAAAATCGGAAAGCAGGCGGTGGATTATATAGACCCTATAATCGGTGCGGTCACGTATGGTAAAAAGTCAAAAGATGCCCATGGTTTTGGCAAAACTTTTCCTGGTGCGGCCACACCATTTGGTCTGGTACAATTGAGTCCGGATACGTTTACGGGAGGTGATAATGGACCGGGTTATTCTTACGAACACCCAACTATGGAAGGATTCAGTTTTACTCACATGAGCGGAATCGGCTGGTTTGGAGATTTGGGTAATTTTCTGGTTACCCCAACGGTAGGCGCATTACAAACAAATCGTGGTGTACCCGAGGAACCGGAAAGTGGTTACCGTTCCCGTTATTCTCATGATAGCGAAATTACTCAGGCAGGTTATTATGCGGTTACCTTAGACGACTATAAAGTCAAAACAGAACTTACAGCAGCACCAAGAGCCGGAATTATTCGGTTTACGTATCCTGAAAGCGATAGTTCTCGTGTACAGATTGATTTATCGCGTAGAGTTGGTGGAACATCAACAGAGCAATACATAAAAATAGTAAACGAAAATACGATTGAGGGTTGGATGAAATGTCCGCCAGAAGGTGGTGGCTGGGGAGCAGGTGCGGGTAATGCCGATTATGTGGTTTATTTCTATTGCCAGTTTAGCAAACCTTTAAAGGATTATGGTATTTGGAGTGCAGATTTACCTGATGTAAAACGAAAAATGCGTTGGATAAGAAAGGACAACTACCAAGATGCGGTAAAAAACGCCAAGATTTATACGAATAAAACAGAAATGCAAGGAAAGCATCTAGGTTTCTATTCAAACTTTAATACTCAAGAGGGTGAGGAAGTTTTAGTAAAGAGTGGGATTTCCTTTGTCAGTATAGACGGAGCTAAAGAGAATTTAGAGCACGATATTAATCACTGGGATTTTGATAAAACCAGACAAGAAGCTAGAGCTCTTTGGAGCAAATCCATAGAAAACATTTCGGTGAAAGGAGCTTCGGATAGAGAGAAAACCATTTTTTACACCTCTCTTTATCATACTTTAATAGACCCAAGGGCATTTTCCGATGTAAATGGTAATTATATGGGTGCCGATAAAAAAGTACACCAGACCAAAGATTTTACATACCGTACCATTTTTAGTGGTTGGGATGTTTTCCGTTCGCAATTTCCTTTACAGACCATTATTAATCCAAGCTTAGTAAATGACGAGATTAATTCACTCTTACAAATGGCAGAATTGAGTGGTCGCGAATATTTACCACGTTGGGAAATGCTAAACTCGTATTCAGGGGTTATGTTAGGTAATCCTGCGGTTTCCGTAATTAACGATGCGTACCAGAAAGGCATCCGTAATTACGATGTGGAAAAAGCATTTCAATATTCTTTAAATACGGTTAATAATACAGGAAATGGCGAGTTGGGATATTCAAATAAGCATATATCAAAAACCTTAGAATACGCGTATTCCGATTGGTGTTTGGCTACTATGGCCGAGTCTTTGGGAAAAAAAGAAATAGCCAGTGAATATTTTAAACGTAGTAAAAACTATAAAAACATCTGGAACGATGAGGTTAGTTGGTTCAGGGCAAAAGATAGTACAGGTACGTGGTTAGATTGGGAAGGGAAAACAAAACATGGTCAAGGCTGTATAGAAAGTAATCCATACCAACAAGGATGGTTCGTTCCGCATGATATTGATGGTTTAAAAGATTTAATGGGAGGGGAAGAAGCTTTTAAAGATGAACTGGTTTCGTTCTTTGATAACACTCCAGAAGATTTTCTGTGGAATAATTATTACAACCACCCAAATGAGCCGGTACACCATGTACCATTTATGTTAAACGAAGCAGGGATGCCGCATCTAACGCAGAAATATACACGAACTATTTGTAATGATGCCTATGGAACTGATGCCTTTGGATTGTGTGGAAACGAAGACGTAGGGCAAATGTCCGCTTGGTATGTTTTAGCATCCATAGGAATTCACCCTATAAATCCTGGTGATAATAAATATCAAATAACAAGTCCAGTATTCAACGAAGTCGAAATCAAGTTAGATAGCGATTATTATACCGGTAAAACCTTCAAAATTATAGCAAACAACAATTCAGAAAAAAATATCTACATACAGTCCATGAAATTAAATGGCAAAAATTTAGATAGGTATTGGATTACCCATGATGAAATAACCCGGGGAGGTATATTAGAAATGGAGATGGGACCAGAACCTGTAAAACAATAA